The Acidimicrobiia bacterium genome segment GGTCGTCGCGCTCGGAGTGGCGCGGCGCGGTCTGCACTCGACGGACGCCTTCCGGTTCGCGCTCGTGATTCTCTGGGCACTGCTGCCGACGGTCGTCCTCGCGTCGTGGTCGTTCTTCTATCCGGTCTGGCTCGAGCGTTACGTGATCTGGAGCGTGACCGCGGTCGTGCTGCTCGCGGCGTACGGCCTCACTCGCATCGCGCCGGCGGGATCGAAGCTCGCGGTGGTGGTCGTCGTGCTCGCGGCGGCGCTCTCGGTGCGCGGCGTCGTGAAGTGGTACAGCGCGCCGCCCGATCAGGACTGGCGCTCGGCGATGGTCGACGTCACCACGCGGGCGCGCCCCGGTGACTCCATCATCTTCTCGCCCGACGAAGTGCGGCTCTCGGCCGACTTCTTCCTGCGCAGCCGTTCCGACGTCGATCGCCTCACCCCCGCGTTCCCGTCGCAGCCGTGGGGTCACTTCCACACCGGTGACGAGAAGATCAAGCCCGTGCCGCAGTCGGTGATCGACGCGCTGCTCGCGCACCCGACCGGACGCGTGTGGTTCGTCACCTACACGATGCCCACCGTCAACACCGCGCGCGTGAACGAGCTGCTCGCGCGTTACGAGGTCGTCAGCGACCGTGAGTACGTCGGTCCGGTCGAAGTGAAGCTGCTCACGCCTCGTTGACCGGTCGGGCTCGCACGCTTCGCCCTTTTCGACGCCTCAGCCACGGCTCGTGGCCGCGCGGCTCGCTGTGCTCACGCGTTCGTGCGGGAACATCGGTCAGCGCGTGGCGGCCTCTTGCAGCAGCGCGCGAGCGATCGCCGTGGTGACCGGTTGGGGTGAATACCGCGCCGGCCACGACCCGACGAGCTGTACGTACCAGAGTCGTCCGCGGCGCGTGGCGAAGAGCGTGCGCGACTCCGGGTCGTAGAGCGCTTCGTCGCCGACGCCGTCGACACCGCGTTCGTGGTCGAGGAGCGTCGCCGTCTCGTGGAGCCGGTAGCCGTCGCCTTCGACGATGCCGACGACGACCTCTGAGACCACATCGGCGGGCACCCCGGCGAACCCGAAGTTCCACTGGCACTGTCGGTCGTCGATCCGTTTCGTGCGCCACGCGTCGGAGATCTCGTCGCCGACCGTGGCGTCCAAGGGCGGACAGGCGCGCGAGAGCAGCTCCAACTCGTGCCGGGTCCCGGTCGTCAGATTCGCCGCGGAGCTCGTCGCGACCCCGACCAGATCGCGTTGACCGTCGAGCGTCTGGGTGCCGTGCTGCTCGCCGCAGGCGGCGAGCAGCAGGATCGCGCCGACGACGAGGGCAGCGCGGCGCGACATCGGTCAGCGCGCCAACGGCGTCGCGACGAGCACGCGGTACAGCGGCAGCAGCTTCCGTCCGACGAGCGGGGGCAGCGTGCGTACGTCGAGGATGCGCGCGCGGCGCTCGATCGCGGGCACGACGAGCGCGCGTCGACCCTGGAACGTGTCCTCGGCACGCTCGCCGGAGAGCAGGCGGAGGCCGAGGTCGAGCAGTGCCGATTGTCCGGGCGTGACGATGACGAGTCGGCCGCCGGACGCGGTCACGCGCACGAGCTCGGCGACCGCGGCGTCGACGTCGGGCACGAACTCGAGCGTGCTCACCGTGACGACGGTGTCGAACGCACCCGTGCGGTAGGGCAACGCGCCGGCTCCCGCGCGCAGCAGCTCTGCGGGCGCGCCGTGCCGCTCGAGCGTCGCGTGCACCGCGGCGCCCGCGGGGTGCACGTCGGCGCCGAAGCGCGCGTCGGCGGAACGCGCGAGCTCGGGTTGGAAGATGCCGCTGCCGTAGCCGACCTCGAGCAGCCGCGCC includes the following:
- a CDS encoding class I SAM-dependent methyltransferase — its product is MTSTMIRERDLHLLPRDALVKTNPLDQADWNFRPVLGWIQRLRLRCVASVLDGAPRAARLLEVGYGSGIFQPELARSADARFGADVHPAGAAVHATLERHGAPAELLRAGAGALPYRTGAFDTVVTVSTLEFVPDVDAAVAELVRVTASGGRLVIVTPGQSALLDLGLRLLSGERAEDTFQGRRALVVPAIERRARILDVRTLPPLVGRKLLPLYRVLVATPLAR